The proteins below are encoded in one region of Parvicella tangerina:
- a CDS encoding DUF6340 family protein — protein MISISKYVIPIVLLGLIGVGCTSTVSVTVMHPADIALPADLDSLIIVNRTQRIKTGSKVGNAIEGFFTGEPIAGDKNGVSKTLEHAINLLNNNERVTLVTTRIFEVPNINGTLKYEIPIRSEVIDSLAENHHADGVLALEYFDSDRVINGNRNTSESFVWTYWRLYYPNAQEIIDEFQLKTFGRGDYSYTSFIPTGYSSIVRAGTESADRYLKRIIPSWYVERRTYYTKGCEELKIARNQIKIGDWSKAKYTLEMGFQQKYSPKVLGRLAYNLAVVCEQLELLNEALDYAYKSAETGNNQAPRLILILKTRVDEQALIQDQLIRE, from the coding sequence ATGATTTCCATAAGTAAATACGTAATACCTATCGTTTTGTTAGGATTGATTGGTGTGGGGTGTACCTCCACGGTTTCAGTAACCGTAATGCATCCAGCCGATATTGCACTACCCGCAGATCTGGATAGTCTCATCATTGTTAATCGTACGCAGCGGATCAAGACTGGAAGTAAAGTTGGTAATGCAATTGAGGGATTTTTTACGGGTGAGCCTATTGCAGGGGATAAAAATGGGGTCAGTAAAACGTTAGAACATGCGATTAATCTGCTCAATAATAATGAAAGAGTAACGCTTGTAACAACAAGAATATTTGAAGTTCCCAACATTAATGGAACGCTAAAGTATGAAATCCCCATTCGATCAGAAGTAATTGATTCCTTGGCTGAAAATCATCATGCGGATGGTGTGTTAGCTCTAGAGTATTTTGATAGTGATAGGGTTATTAATGGAAACAGGAATACTTCAGAATCGTTTGTATGGACTTATTGGAGGCTCTACTATCCAAACGCTCAGGAGATTATTGATGAGTTTCAACTGAAGACATTCGGTCGAGGAGATTATTCCTATACCTCATTTATTCCAACGGGGTATTCTAGTATTGTACGCGCAGGTACAGAAAGTGCGGATAGATACTTAAAGAGAATTATACCAAGTTGGTATGTAGAACGAAGAACATACTACACCAAAGGGTGTGAAGAGCTTAAGATAGCTCGAAATCAGATTAAGATTGGTGATTGGTCCAAAGCTAAATATACGCTTGAGATGGGATTTCAGCAGAAATACTCTCCTAAGGTATTGGGAAGATTAGCTTATAACCTTGCCGTTGTTTGCGAACAATTGGAATTACTTAATGAAGCACTGGACTATGCCTACAAATCTGCCGAGACAGGAAATAATCAAGCGCCAAGGCTTATACTAATTCTCAAGACAAGAGTGGATGAACAGGCGCTGATTCAAGATCAACTTATTAGAGAATAA
- a CDS encoding T9SS type A sorting domain-containing protein — translation MKKVYSLVATALFATSAMFAQNVEPLNLSGKIQIQRTMKLEKGLSPKAATDTAGWMTGTSFAPEFAGITGGVTQYGYLGGGYIFGSNVDNYNTCAQGYFNEDELNFDIDEVLFLAVAKDNDDVTSSATVTVYSMADNKAYNDNGSGSPALNSPGPNSSLGSGTILLSAVDTTWFPDFSVVTLTSPASVTGTDFAVAVNSNDLAGKGDTLGLLGDGDGDGYEYAFHNVGGNWYVTNFAFGGSLNANVAIFPVIGDQNVGIESNGYLNGLKMSAYPNPANDVININYGLENSSDEVTITIIDATGRVVEVINSGNKTTGEYVETINLADYTAGKYFYTVQTSNGTLTKKFVVTK, via the coding sequence ATGAAAAAAGTTTACTCTTTAGTAGCGACTGCTTTGTTTGCTACTAGTGCGATGTTTGCACAAAATGTAGAACCTTTGAACCTGAGTGGTAAAATTCAGATTCAGAGAACGATGAAACTTGAGAAAGGGTTATCTCCAAAAGCAGCTACAGATACAGCTGGATGGATGACGGGAACCTCTTTTGCTCCTGAATTTGCAGGGATTACAGGTGGAGTTACTCAGTATGGATACTTAGGTGGTGGATACATCTTTGGTTCTAATGTTGACAACTACAACACTTGTGCTCAAGGTTATTTCAATGAAGATGAACTAAACTTTGACATTGACGAAGTTCTGTTTTTGGCAGTTGCTAAAGACAATGATGATGTAACATCTTCTGCTACCGTAACGGTATATTCTATGGCAGATAACAAGGCTTACAATGACAATGGTTCTGGAAGCCCAGCTCTTAACTCACCTGGTCCAAACTCATCTTTAGGATCTGGAACAATTTTGTTATCAGCTGTTGATACTACTTGGTTCCCAGATTTTAGTGTAGTAACCCTAACATCACCTGCTAGTGTTACAGGAACTGATTTTGCTGTTGCTGTTAACTCGAATGACCTTGCTGGTAAAGGAGATACACTAGGTCTTTTAGGGGATGGTGACGGAGACGGTTATGAATATGCATTCCACAATGTTGGAGGTAACTGGTATGTTACTAACTTCGCTTTCGGAGGTTCTCTAAATGCGAATGTGGCGATTTTCCCGGTTATTGGAGATCAGAACGTAGGAATCGAATCAAACGGTTACCTAAATGGTCTTAAAATGAGTGCATACCCTAACCCAGCTAATGATGTGATCAACATCAACTATGGTCTTGAGAATTCTTCTGATGAAGTAACAATCACGATCATTGATGCTACTGGTAGAGTTGTTGAAGTTATCAATAGTGGTAACAAAACAACAGGAGAGTATGTTGAAACGATCAACCTTGCTGACTACACTGCTGGAAAATATTTCTACACTGTACAGACAAGCAACGGTACTTTAACTAAAAAGTTTGTAGTTACTAAATAA
- the recQ gene encoding DNA helicase RecQ, translating to MISTTMTPKDALRTYFGFDSFKGEQEDVINSLLEGKHTFVIMPTGGGKSMCYQLPALMTEGTAIVVSPLIALMKNQVDAIRQVSENDSIAHFLNSSLNKTEANRVKSDVIEGKTKLLYVAPESLTKQENIDFLSSIKISFFAIDEAHCISEWGHDFRPEYRRLRPMIEKIDNVPIIALTATATEKVQLDIQKNLGMLDAEVYKASFNRKNLFYEIRPKKDVQRQIIKFIKERTGKSGIIYCLSRKKVEELAQVLSVNGIKALPYHAGLDATTRAKHQDMFLMEDVDVIVATIAFGMGIDKPDVRFVIHHDIPKSLESYYQETGRAGRDGGEGHCIAFYSYKDIEKLEKFLHGKPVAEQEIGFQLLQEVVSYAETSMNRRKFLLHYFGEEFDEVNGEGADMCDNSRYPKEKVEGKEDVILLLKTIKALQGKHKMKYFINLLTGKKSNDIVTYKHDQSEFFGAGKGKEESYWSGAIRQCIVEGFIGKEIESYGTLYLTVKGEQFLQSPHSFMVIKQNDFSDVDGADGTVTPKQGGQSADATLFSILKDLRKKIAKEKSVPPFVVFQDPSLEDMTVQYPITLEELQNIAGVGAGKAKRYGQPFVDVIAKYVEENDIDRPQDFVVKSVVNKSGSKVNIIMNIDKKLPLDVIAKSQQKEFEDFLTELEGIVASGTKLNIDYYINDVLDEDAIEEVFEYFMEDAESDSIAEAYDEFDGDYSEEELRLVRLKFMSEVAN from the coding sequence ATGATTTCTACCACAATGACGCCTAAAGATGCGCTCCGAACCTATTTTGGGTTTGATTCATTCAAAGGAGAGCAGGAGGATGTAATAAACAGTTTATTGGAAGGTAAACATACTTTTGTAATTATGCCTACAGGTGGCGGCAAATCGATGTGCTACCAATTACCTGCATTAATGACCGAAGGAACAGCAATAGTCGTTTCTCCTTTAATCGCACTGATGAAAAATCAAGTAGATGCGATACGTCAAGTGAGTGAGAACGACAGTATTGCTCATTTTTTAAATTCGTCCCTTAACAAAACTGAAGCGAATCGCGTAAAGTCAGACGTTATTGAAGGAAAAACGAAACTTTTGTATGTTGCTCCAGAATCTTTGACGAAACAAGAAAACATTGATTTTTTAAGCAGTATTAAAATTTCCTTTTTCGCCATCGATGAAGCCCATTGTATCAGTGAGTGGGGGCATGATTTCAGACCTGAATACAGGAGATTGCGTCCCATGATCGAGAAAATAGACAATGTTCCAATCATTGCGTTAACGGCTACGGCTACAGAAAAGGTACAATTGGACATTCAAAAGAATCTGGGAATGTTGGATGCAGAGGTTTACAAGGCCTCATTTAACAGAAAGAACCTTTTCTACGAAATCAGACCGAAAAAGGATGTTCAGCGACAAATCATTAAGTTCATCAAAGAGCGTACTGGGAAATCTGGTATTATTTACTGTTTAAGCCGAAAAAAGGTAGAAGAATTAGCTCAGGTATTGTCAGTCAATGGCATCAAAGCACTCCCCTATCATGCAGGACTAGATGCGACCACCCGTGCGAAGCATCAGGATATGTTCTTAATGGAAGATGTCGATGTAATTGTTGCAACAATAGCCTTTGGAATGGGTATTGACAAACCAGATGTACGTTTTGTGATCCATCACGACATACCTAAATCACTAGAGAGTTATTATCAAGAAACCGGAAGAGCAGGAAGAGATGGTGGTGAAGGTCATTGTATTGCTTTTTATTCTTACAAGGACATCGAAAAACTCGAAAAATTCTTACATGGCAAACCTGTAGCCGAACAAGAGATTGGTTTTCAGTTATTGCAAGAGGTGGTCTCTTATGCTGAAACTTCGATGAATAGAAGGAAGTTTCTTCTGCACTACTTTGGTGAAGAGTTTGATGAAGTAAATGGAGAGGGTGCGGACATGTGTGATAATTCCAGGTACCCAAAAGAGAAAGTAGAAGGAAAAGAGGATGTAATTCTATTGCTAAAAACGATCAAAGCTCTGCAGGGCAAGCATAAAATGAAATACTTCATCAATCTGTTAACTGGCAAGAAAAGCAATGACATTGTCACGTACAAACATGATCAGTCAGAATTCTTTGGAGCTGGAAAAGGTAAAGAAGAGTCTTACTGGAGTGGTGCTATACGTCAGTGTATTGTGGAAGGCTTTATCGGCAAGGAAATCGAATCCTACGGAACATTGTATTTGACTGTAAAGGGTGAACAATTTTTGCAATCACCTCACTCATTTATGGTCATCAAACAAAATGACTTCAGTGATGTGGATGGTGCTGATGGCACGGTTACGCCTAAGCAAGGAGGTCAGTCTGCCGATGCTACGTTATTTAGCATATTGAAAGATCTTCGAAAAAAAATTGCCAAAGAAAAATCAGTTCCTCCGTTTGTTGTTTTTCAAGATCCGTCTCTGGAGGATATGACGGTTCAATACCCTATTACTTTGGAAGAATTACAAAACATAGCTGGTGTTGGTGCTGGAAAAGCTAAAAGATACGGTCAGCCCTTTGTTGATGTTATTGCCAAATATGTTGAAGAAAATGATATTGATCGACCTCAGGATTTTGTTGTCAAATCAGTGGTGAACAAAAGTGGCTCAAAGGTTAATATTATCATGAATATTGACAAAAAACTTCCTTTAGACGTGATTGCAAAAAGTCAACAGAAGGAATTTGAAGACTTTTTAACTGAATTAGAGGGCATTGTGGCCTCTGGCACAAAATTAAACATTGACTACTATATCAACGATGTTCTGGACGAAGATGCAATTGAGGAAGTATTTGAATACTTTATGGAAGACGCTGAATCTGATAGTATTGCTGAAGCTTACGATGAATTTGATGGTGATTATTCTGAAGAAGAATTGAGACTCGTTCGCTTAAAATTCATGAGCGAAGTCGCAAATTAA
- a CDS encoding AsmA-like C-terminal region-containing protein, with product MNQTFKSLLSIVPGVYTSEFNEIATDGEIDINGSLKGKYTETDMPGFEINTLIKNAWLQYPDLPDKIEHIGLDLKLSREEGPDLDNVIIDLKKMNLEFIQNKINLALLLTHPLSDPDISANISSFLDLSQLEKVIPLSEGENYSGIMNANIQLAGRASAIEQEKYDDFKAQGDLSLSKVNYESKDFSYPILIDSVLFKFSPASLDLVQMEAALGSSDFNINGKLENYLGYFLRNDTIRGNLNFNADHINLDELMSSSSSSEDISTKETPSNVIDSSLVEVFKIPANIDFQLATSIHQLTYDSAAIKNVEGTISVKNAEAHLENLQMNLFDGSVTLNGKYKALEPKLATTNFAYDIKAIDFQDAASYFTAVEKYAPILKYCEGKVSTKMQIETHLDEFYYPVYQSINGLGDLKSSHVEFTKDFPFLDKLSSHLKTEKNPLKNQHIENLNLSFSFENGRFKLKETPIKLGQVSSTLVGSTGLDQTLDYQWKTEFPSNLLGTSAQNIANELLGKLNNATGGNVQIPDKLPIVFNIGGTVKDPVITSDLKQSGQTVTQDLIQQGKDKLNEEAKKILAQAQEKIDQLLAEAKETADKIRSEANAQATKIENEADKAHQLALEEADKQAEKLKKEGYDAAQKLIDKASNPLEKIAAEKAAKKLKEETDDKVKTFKEAAYDKADQGKETAYGKAAKVRTEADTKATQVENAAQTQADQIMTDANNKVDNLTE from the coding sequence ATGAATCAAACCTTCAAGAGTTTACTGAGCATTGTACCTGGAGTATATACTTCTGAATTCAATGAAATTGCTACAGATGGAGAAATTGATATCAATGGAAGTCTAAAAGGGAAATATACGGAAACCGACATGCCAGGATTTGAAATCAATACATTAATCAAAAATGCTTGGCTTCAGTATCCAGACCTTCCAGATAAAATTGAGCATATCGGTTTAGACTTGAAACTATCACGAGAAGAAGGACCTGATCTTGATAATGTGATCATTGATCTTAAAAAAATGAATCTTGAGTTTATCCAGAATAAAATAAACCTTGCTCTTCTATTGACGCATCCATTGTCAGATCCAGATATCAGTGCAAATATTTCAAGCTTCTTGGATCTTTCTCAGCTTGAAAAGGTAATTCCGTTAAGTGAAGGTGAAAACTATTCGGGAATTATGAATGCGAACATCCAACTTGCAGGGAGAGCATCAGCCATAGAGCAAGAGAAGTATGATGACTTCAAAGCTCAGGGGGATTTAAGCCTATCAAAGGTTAACTATGAATCCAAAGACTTCTCCTACCCCATCCTTATTGACAGCGTGTTATTTAAGTTCTCACCTGCATCCTTAGATCTGGTTCAGATGGAAGCAGCACTGGGAAGTAGTGACTTCAACATCAACGGAAAGCTTGAGAATTATCTGGGGTATTTTCTCAGAAACGATACCATTAGGGGAAATCTAAACTTTAACGCGGATCATATTAACCTCGATGAACTAATGTCTTCAAGCTCAAGTAGTGAAGATATCTCAACCAAAGAAACTCCTTCTAATGTGATTGACTCGTCTCTCGTAGAGGTCTTCAAAATTCCAGCAAATATTGACTTCCAGCTTGCGACTAGCATTCATCAGCTTACCTATGACAGTGCCGCGATTAAGAATGTCGAGGGTACCATCAGCGTAAAAAATGCGGAAGCTCATCTGGAGAATCTACAAATGAACCTCTTTGATGGATCCGTGACACTCAATGGGAAATACAAAGCTTTAGAACCTAAATTAGCTACAACTAACTTTGCTTATGACATTAAAGCCATAGATTTTCAAGATGCGGCAAGTTATTTTACAGCCGTTGAGAAATATGCTCCCATTCTAAAGTATTGCGAAGGAAAAGTATCTACCAAAATGCAGATAGAAACACATCTCGATGAATTCTATTATCCAGTTTATCAAAGTATAAACGGGTTGGGCGATCTTAAATCCAGTCATGTGGAGTTTACGAAGGATTTTCCATTTCTTGACAAGCTGTCGAGTCACCTGAAAACGGAAAAGAACCCACTTAAAAATCAACATATTGAGAACCTCAATCTTTCGTTCTCGTTTGAAAATGGACGGTTCAAACTAAAAGAGACTCCAATAAAACTAGGTCAAGTATCCAGTACGTTAGTTGGAAGCACGGGGTTAGACCAAACATTAGATTACCAGTGGAAAACAGAGTTTCCCTCTAACTTGCTAGGGACCTCTGCTCAAAACATCGCCAACGAACTTTTAGGAAAACTGAATAATGCTACTGGTGGTAATGTTCAGATACCAGATAAATTACCCATCGTATTTAATATTGGGGGTACCGTAAAAGACCCTGTAATTACTTCAGATCTTAAACAAAGTGGTCAGACGGTTACTCAGGATCTCATTCAACAAGGTAAAGACAAACTTAACGAAGAGGCCAAAAAGATTCTAGCTCAGGCTCAGGAAAAGATCGACCAGCTGCTTGCCGAAGCAAAAGAGACCGCAGACAAAATCAGAAGTGAAGCTAATGCGCAAGCAACTAAAATCGAAAATGAGGCAGACAAAGCACATCAACTTGCTCTAGAAGAAGCAGACAAACAAGCTGAAAAACTGAAGAAAGAAGGTTATGACGCTGCACAAAAACTCATCGATAAGGCGAGTAATCCGCTAGAGAAAATCGCAGCAGAGAAAGCGGCTAAAAAACTGAAAGAAGAAACAGACGACAAAGTCAAAACCTTTAAAGAAGCAGCATACGATAAAGCTGATCAGGGGAAAGAGACTGCTTATGGCAAAGCAGCCAAAGTCAGAACTGAGGCTGATACCAAGGCTACACAAGTTGAAAATGCAGCCCAAACTCAAGCAGATCAAATCATGACTGATGCCAACAATAAAGTGGACAATCTAACGGAATAA
- a CDS encoding CotH kinase family protein: MKKLIYIFLGLSFFSCKKEIFIEYGNGLEDWTTETHSNDVSPNYNMVFNQNTVNRLDFVFTEKNWEDMQDDLEDILSSTSGPGGGGGQMTFSDDTPLYFECEMYFNDIEWYHVGIRYKGNSSLNANSGKLPFRLKMDEYEDEYVEIKNQRFYGFKELSLGSNYNDESNLQEFTEHCTWSIYF, translated from the coding sequence ATGAAAAAGTTGATTTATATATTTTTAGGATTAAGTTTTTTTTCATGTAAAAAAGAAATTTTTATTGAATATGGAAATGGCTTAGAAGACTGGACGACAGAAACCCATTCTAATGATGTTTCTCCAAATTACAATATGGTATTTAATCAGAATACTGTAAACAGATTAGATTTTGTATTTACTGAAAAGAATTGGGAAGACATGCAAGATGACCTTGAAGATATACTTAGCTCAACTAGTGGGCCAGGAGGAGGTGGAGGACAGATGACTTTTTCTGATGATACTCCTTTATATTTTGAATGTGAAATGTATTTCAATGATATTGAATGGTACCATGTAGGTATTCGTTATAAAGGAAATTCTAGTTTAAATGCAAATAGTGGGAAATTACCATTTCGATTAAAAATGGATGAATATGAGGATGAGTATGTTGAGATTAAAAATCAACGTTTTTATGGGTTTAAAGAGTTGTCTTTGGGTAGTAATTATAACGATGAATCAAACCTTCAAGAGTTTACTGAGCATTGTACCTGGAGTATATACTTCTGA
- a CDS encoding DUF2490 domain-containing protein, whose product MKQIKYIMILLFAFSCVEIFAQDGEWVTIRDFETWNSFNLKYKLNKNWKLGLEQQFRFNDNSSALDRYFTELSVSHSFSKYIFGGVGFRYLRQNDTKGDVQGFENHLRFNFDFGVKHSLNRFDFKYRLRFQTKNELGISKDEGDYSNNHIRLKAGVGYNIKKWKLDPEGSVEIFRHYEKGEQNGFNNIRFTFGTKYNLKKIGVFGLFYRFEKELNAQYPLSSHIIGFKYTYTLKKKKK is encoded by the coding sequence ATGAAACAAATTAAATACATAATGATACTCTTATTTGCTTTTTCTTGTGTAGAGATTTTTGCTCAAGATGGTGAATGGGTGACGATAAGAGATTTTGAGACATGGAATTCTTTTAATTTAAAATATAAATTGAATAAAAATTGGAAGCTAGGTTTAGAACAGCAGTTTAGATTTAACGATAATTCTTCTGCGCTTGATAGATATTTTACAGAGTTAAGTGTTAGTCATAGTTTTAGTAAATACATTTTTGGAGGTGTTGGATTTAGATATTTAAGGCAAAATGATACAAAAGGAGATGTGCAAGGTTTTGAAAATCATTTGCGCTTTAATTTTGACTTTGGAGTAAAACACAGTTTAAATCGATTTGACTTTAAATATAGATTGAGATTTCAAACAAAGAATGAATTAGGAATCTCCAAAGATGAAGGAGATTATTCAAATAATCATATTAGATTAAAAGCGGGTGTTGGGTATAATATTAAAAAATGGAAATTAGACCCTGAAGGATCTGTCGAAATTTTCAGACACTATGAAAAAGGAGAGCAAAATGGCTTTAATAATATAAGATTTACTTTTGGGACTAAATATAATCTTAAGAAAATAGGGGTTTTTGGGCTTTTTTATAGGTTTGAAAAAGAGTTAAATGCTCAGTATCCTCTTTCATCTCACATTATCGGGTTTAAATATACTTACACACTTAAAAAGAAGAAAAAATGA
- a CDS encoding DUF4956 domain-containing protein: MKINWFDEDVYKLLMRLAINFVFITIIVRFFYYKITKRKDYLFTYYLMGFIIFFICFSLKKLDIDTGMGLGLFAIFSIIRYRTNQIAIKEMTYLFIVIGLSVVNSLASNKISMTELAIINLFMLVLIYVLEYVWLLKHETRKTILFENIKLIDIRKEEQLKEELENRTGLSINRVEIGKINYLDDTAQVRIFYYDDEQGFSDYNELAE, translated from the coding sequence ATGAAGATAAATTGGTTTGATGAAGATGTATATAAGTTGCTAATGAGATTGGCAATTAACTTTGTATTTATTACAATAATTGTTCGATTTTTTTATTATAAAATTACCAAGAGGAAAGATTATTTGTTCACTTATTATTTAATGGGATTCATCATTTTCTTCATCTGTTTTTCATTAAAAAAATTAGATATTGATACAGGAATGGGGCTTGGGTTATTTGCTATATTCAGTATTATTCGATATCGAACAAATCAAATAGCAATTAAGGAAATGACTTATTTGTTCATTGTTATAGGTTTGAGTGTGGTTAACTCTCTGGCATCAAACAAGATATCGATGACTGAATTAGCAATAATCAATTTGTTTATGCTTGTATTAATTTATGTTCTCGAATATGTGTGGCTATTAAAACATGAAACTAGGAAAACGATTCTTTTTGAGAATATAAAATTAATTGATATTCGAAAGGAAGAACAACTTAAGGAAGAACTGGAGAATAGAACAGGATTAAGTATCAATAGAGTTGAAATTGGTAAAATAAATTATTTGGATGATACAGCTCAGGTTCGCATTTTTTATTATGATGATGAACAAGGCTTTTCTGATTATAATGAATTAGCAGAATAA
- a CDS encoding polyphosphate polymerase domain-containing protein produces the protein MDKVALMDRIETKFVLSLNKLPMVLDCIKNDYRVVSFDDNKTPAYRTLYFDTDSLFFYHEHHRKRKDRYKVRFRNYVDSNITFLEVKHKKNGRVDKQRIKVQNEKINLSQEDELFLKEAKILKNDLKLKLINNYSRITLVSKSSVERVTIDFNIRFQFNEQSSQLENIGIIELKQPFLSRETSVFRALRDLQITPYNVSKYCIGVIKTHGKENVKYNRFKKKLIRLDKITQE, from the coding sequence ATGGACAAGGTTGCTTTAATGGATAGGATAGAAACAAAGTTTGTCCTTTCATTGAATAAGCTTCCTATGGTGTTGGATTGTATTAAAAATGACTACAGAGTAGTTAGTTTTGATGATAATAAAACCCCTGCATACCGAACTTTGTATTTTGATACTGATAGTTTGTTTTTTTATCATGAGCATCACAGGAAAAGAAAAGATAGGTATAAGGTTCGTTTTAGAAATTATGTGGATTCCAATATTACTTTTTTGGAAGTGAAACATAAAAAAAATGGTCGTGTAGATAAGCAAAGGATAAAAGTTCAAAATGAGAAAATTAATTTGTCTCAAGAAGATGAGTTATTTCTAAAAGAGGCAAAAATTCTAAAAAATGATTTAAAACTTAAATTAATTAATAATTACAGTAGGATAACGTTGGTTTCAAAGTCATCAGTAGAGAGGGTAACAATAGATTTTAATATTAGATTCCAGTTCAATGAGCAGAGTTCTCAATTAGAAAATATTGGAATTATAGAGTTAAAGCAACCCTTTTTGTCAAGAGAGACTTCTGTTTTTAGAGCTTTACGAGATTTACAAATTACACCATATAATGTGAGCAAATATTGTATTGGTGTGATAAAAACACATGGAAAGGAAAATGTTAAATACAATCGATTTAAAAAGAAATTAATTCGATTAGATAAAATTACACAAGAATGA
- a CDS encoding EF-hand domain-containing protein: MAIQFKIQSLALLSLGIFMFGCSSNKKTTSDQQSLSSQKPQREQRGGSPSFTQLDTNNDGVVDKDEAEGPIRNDFSKIDANGDGLISKSEFENAPKPQGGGRPPRR, encoded by the coding sequence ATGGCAATACAATTTAAAATTCAATCATTGGCTTTGTTGAGTCTAGGCATATTTATGTTTGGATGTTCATCGAATAAGAAAACAACATCTGATCAGCAGTCATTGAGTAGTCAAAAACCTCAAAGAGAACAAAGAGGAGGGTCTCCTAGTTTTACTCAATTGGATACAAATAATGATGGGGTTGTTGATAAGGATGAAGCAGAAGGGCCTATTCGTAATGATTTTTCTAAAATTGATGCTAACGGAGATGGACTAATATCTAAATCGGAATTTGAGAATGCTCCAAAACCACAAGGAGGAGGAAGACCTCCTAGAAGATAA